TGTAAATACTAGTACCAAGGGTTGAAGTACTATATAAATTGTCGTTGAACCATTGTTGGTACTGGATGGTAGCAGCCCCGTTTTGCCAGTCATTTTCAGCAGCAACAGATTCATAAGCAAAGGTGTTTCCGACGGATGTGGAAAAATTTCGAAATAATCGTTCTGCATTTTGACGGGTATTATCACCTCCAAAATATCCGGTGATGATTAACCGGTTGCCATTCTTGTTTTCAAAGTAGAGTTTGCCATGCAGATCAAAAAATGAAGCATCTGTTTTGCCTGGGCGAACTAACCGTGACTGTAAATCAATTAAGCCGTCATTGAGGATACTGTGGTCGCGGTCAACATTTAGTCCATGGCTTATGAGCTCAGAATTATTTAGCCAGTCAATAGTATTCAGGTATGATTTTCTGCCTGAAATAAGCCAGCTGCTGCGCCCTTTTTTTATGGGACCTTCCAAAGTTAGGCGGGCGGACGAATTGCTGAGTCCGGCAGAACCTGAAAATTCTTTGAGCGATCCTGTTTTGGTCAGAAGAGACAGTGTTCCTCCGGGTGGAGCTTGAACATTGGCAGGAGCTATATCATAGAAAAAGCCGCTACGCTGCAGAATATCACCGTTAAAACTGTCAACAAGGCCAAAAAGGTGACTTTGGTTGTAAATAGTAATACCATCAACAAGTACCCGAAAGCCATCAGAAGGGCTGCCTCGTACATTTAGACCATCGCTTACAGCTGTGGATGGTGATACGGAAGGCAGTGTTTGCAGGGCGCGCAGGCTATTAGTTTCACCGAATACACTAAAAGTACCAATATCTACAAGGTTTGAAGCCTGTTTATTAAGATTACTGTAATAATTGGAGCCGGTTACAACAAGTTGATTTCCATCTATTCGCTCTGGATTAAGCCGGAAAGTAAGATTTTGAATGTTGTTCGACTCAGAAAAATCCAGTGTAATTTTATTAGAGTTATATCCTATATACGAGCAGCTGATGTCCACAGATTCAGATAAAAAGGTGCGATCTATCGTAAAAGATCCGCTTTCATTCGTGGAAGTTCCCTTTGTTTGTCCATTCTGTTTCCAGGTTATAGTGGCATAGGGAAGCCGTTCACCGGTTTGAGCATCAACTACTTGTCCGCGAATACTAACTTTGTGAGAAGAATTATCGTTCTGTTGATAAATAATGGCTTGCTTTCGCTGCCGGTCAACTTTTAGTTGAATGCCTTTAGCGAGCAGGGCTGTTTGTAAATCAGAGAATATATTATCACTATTTTCTATGCTGAGTGTAATATCTGCTATTAGTGCATCACGGTATAGAAAACGATAAGACGTTTGTTGTTCAATATTATTGATAATCTGCAGCAGTGGCTCTTCTTGATAGTTATATTGGGCTTGGATGGCATAGTTTGCCATAAAGATAAATACAAATAGAACACAAACCCCCTTGCGCAGTATTTTTTTATTGCTCATGATTGTTATTGCGAATTACCTTCAAAGCGGTAGCTTTGTTCTCCCATTTTAACAAATTTTCCATTTAACACCAGTTCCAGATCATTAAGTGCTTTGGACAGATTGTTCAGCGAAAGTGCACCCGATAATTTATTTTGTGTAACCTCCTTAGGCAGTGATATTGATATATTAAACTGTTGCTCTAATTCTGCTACAACTTGCCTGGCAGATTTATCACTAAAGACCATTTGTTGGTTCATCCAGTCCGTGAACTCTTGGGCATTAGCCAATTGTACCGAAGGTATGGCTTTTGTATTTGTAACAGAAGCGGATTCGCCTGGTTCAAGAACAACAGCACTGTCTTGTTCTGAGGCTTTAACCTGTACTGAGCCTTCTTTAAGATATACCTGCATTTTTTGTCCCCAAGAGCTGAGCATAAATGTTGTTCCCAGCACGTTTACCGTTCCCGAAGATGTTTCTACAGCAAAAGGACGATTGGGATTGTGGGTAACTTCAAAAAAACCTTCACCTTCTAGTTGATACTGTCTGGTGTTTGGTTTGTTAACGCCGTACAGTTTTGAATGTGGGCGAAGAGTGACAGAGCTACCGTCGCCAAGCGTTACGGTCTTAATAGATTGTTGGCTTGAAGCTACCAGTTCTGGCTGTTGAGGTTGAAAAATAACATAACTGATAAAGGCTCCTAAAATTAGAACTGCAGCGACAGCCCATTTCATCGTTGACGAGCTAAAAAGAGGAGTGACGGGGGTGCTGCTCTGGTCACTAATT
The sequence above is a segment of the Fodinibius salinus genome. Coding sequences within it:
- a CDS encoding TonB-dependent receptor, with product MSNKKILRKGVCVLFVFIFMANYAIQAQYNYQEEPLLQIINNIEQQTSYRFLYRDALIADITLSIENSDNIFSDLQTALLAKGIQLKVDRQRKQAIIYQQNDNSSHKVSIRGQVVDAQTGERLPYATITWKQNGQTKGTSTNESGSFTIDRTFLSESVDISCSYIGYNSNKITLDFSESNNIQNLTFRLNPERIDGNQLVVTGSNYYSNLNKQASNLVDIGTFSVFGETNSLRALQTLPSVSPSTAVSDGLNVRGSPSDGFRVLVDGITIYNQSHLFGLVDSFNGDILQRSGFFYDIAPANVQAPPGGTLSLLTKTGSLKEFSGSAGLSNSSARLTLEGPIKKGRSSWLISGRKSYLNTIDWLNNSELISHGLNVDRDHSILNDGLIDLQSRLVRPGKTDASFFDLHGKLYFENKNGNRLIITGYFGGDNTRQNAERLFRNFSTSVGNTFAYESVAAENDWQNGAATIQYQQWFNDNLYSTSTLGTSIYSTSFLKDDFTYTRVTPATQSLQSFVYLFENKSVLNQFKAEQQLELNANPWLLTGGVSYNYYLSEYYENSFDRPGYFTSRESHKLDTYLQLDFTGWDPIDIFGGTRAHYFSNGQYLKWSPRIKFNLFPDSRLSFSGGFSRNYQFLNQIKISNTVTSDVWILSGENQKPTSVNYFSAGSYFDISNHFYAQVETYYKRFENLRLHEVNTFSLSNTFNTNPFYSDNQGEAKGIEFLLRSQWSVFTLSQTFTISEMVISNPSINNGEPFYADWDRTYRYNATLATQPLPNFSLYLSWIYASGRPNKLATFGPQNNDRLNKYQRTDISAEYKRKFESLQLMISASVFNVMDRQNPWYRKLNIAVDKNTTPSQFRRASVDVYDIGFQPSINIRVKF
- a CDS encoding FecR family protein produces the protein MDNQLPHNDPDLKRARSIRKAKQDNKSLEDSDDSILQQLQEYQDIKHGKVLTSDKEKVWHNISSEISDQSSTPVTPLFSSSTMKWAVAAVLILGAFISYVIFQPQQPELVASSQQSIKTVTLGDGSSVTLRPHSKLYGVNKPNTRQYQLEGEGFFEVTHNPNRPFAVETSSGTVNVLGTTFMLSSWGQKMQVYLKEGSVQVKASEQDSAVVLEPGESASVTNTKAIPSVQLANAQEFTDWMNQQMVFSDKSARQVVAELEQQFNISISLPKEVTQNKLSGALSLNNLSKALNDLELVLNGKFVKMGEQSYRFEGNSQ